From Topomyia yanbarensis strain Yona2022 chromosome 1, ASM3024719v1, whole genome shotgun sequence, one genomic window encodes:
- the LOC131681792 gene encoding uncharacterized protein LOC131681792, with protein MSAKLFLLMVVATAVLMVSTITPVEAQSPGAAPTFEDLVNERVAKTEQVLNLMIAGSTAPQEVRDAVLANAQEELASCVQQASMIGNQGQFYACTGWVLRNAGMALNGSASSGASSVN; from the exons ATGTCCGCAAAACTATTCCTACTGATGGTTGTGGCAACAGCTGTTCTGATGGTCTCAACGATAACACCCGTCGAA GCTCAATCGCCCGGTGCAGCTCCAACGTTTGAGGATTTAGTTAATGAAAGGGTAGCTAAAACGGAGCAGGTTTTGAACTTGATGATTGCCGGATCAACCGCTCCTCAGGAGGTGAGGGATGCGGTGCTTGCTAATGCCCAGGAGGAACTGGCCAGCTGCGTCCAGCAGGCCTCGATGATTGGAAACCAGGGACAGTTCTATGCCTGCACAGGTTGGGTGCTCAGGAATGCCGGTATGGCACTGAACGGAAGTGCATCTTCTGGTGCCAGCTCGGTTAACTGA